In Planktothrix serta PCC 8927, the following are encoded in one genomic region:
- a CDS encoding amino acid ABC transporter ATP-binding protein encodes MDLNVNSKVTVNTAVKVDRLYKSFGDLKVLRGISTEVEKGQVVSVIGPSGCGKSTFLRCLNLLETPTSGHIFIDGIEITDPKTEILKVRQRVGMVFQHFNLFPHLTVLKNVTYAPMKVKKMSEPVAKALGMELLQKVGMADKADIYPSRLSGGQKQRVAIARTMAMEPDILLMDEPTSALDPEMVKEVLDVMKGLAETGITMAIVTHEMGFAREVSNRILFLDSGLLAEDSPPEQFFKNPQCERAKQFLEKML; translated from the coding sequence ATGGACTTGAACGTCAACTCAAAAGTAACAGTTAATACAGCCGTTAAAGTTGATCGCTTGTATAAATCCTTTGGGGATTTAAAAGTATTGCGAGGGATTTCAACAGAGGTTGAAAAAGGGCAAGTCGTTTCAGTTATTGGGCCTTCTGGATGTGGAAAATCAACATTTTTACGCTGTTTAAATCTTCTGGAAACACCGACATCCGGGCATATTTTTATTGATGGCATAGAAATTACCGATCCCAAAACCGAGATTTTAAAAGTTCGTCAACGGGTGGGAATGGTATTTCAACACTTTAATTTATTTCCCCATTTAACCGTATTAAAAAATGTCACTTATGCGCCGATGAAAGTTAAGAAAATGTCTGAACCTGTAGCGAAAGCTTTGGGGATGGAGTTATTACAAAAAGTCGGAATGGCTGATAAAGCTGATATTTATCCTTCTCGACTTTCAGGAGGACAAAAACAACGAGTTGCGATCGCTCGGACAATGGCAATGGAGCCCGATATTTTATTAATGGATGAACCCACATCCGCCCTCGATCCTGAAATGGTAAAAGAGGTTTTAGATGTGATGAAAGGGTTAGCAGAAACGGGAATTACAATGGCAATTGTTACCCATGAAATGGGATTTGCTAGAGAGGTTTCTAACCGAATTTTATTCCTCGATAGTGGCTTACTTGCTGA
- a CDS encoding ABC transporter substrate-binding protein/permease, producing MTFLTWGIIIGNNPPTSAQETPSKTTKTLVMATSPDYPPYEFKDTATSGEKIVGFDVDIAEYITQKLGYNLTVIGMDFNGLIPALTAKRADFVMAGMTPTPDRKKNVEFSDIYFEAKNTIVSLQDKNYQNPEQLQGKKVGVQLGSIQQEAVKNWQGVRVVPLNKTSDIIQELKSKRLDAGVLENTIVRGYIAANPGLVYHEVPNTEAAGSAIAFPKGSPLVQPFNQVIQEMKASGKIEQLAKQWFDRSAVVAETPEIPHGTGLKLDFNKISPNIPYILAGIFITLQFSLVSAFFGFLWGTILALFKISTLKPLNIFSQAYTSIFRGTPLLVQLTLIYFATPQLTGYDITAFQAGILTFSLNSGAYISETIRAGIQAVDKGQKEACEALGVQYQLMMLDIILPQALRNILPALVNESINLLKDSTLVSVIGVEDMLRRAQIVGAEKYIYFEPLIFVAVIYYLMIITLTWGANGLERQLKSNS from the coding sequence ATGACTTTTTTGACCTGGGGAATAATTATCGGGAATAATCCTCCCACCTCAGCCCAAGAAACACCGTCAAAGACAACAAAAACGTTGGTGATGGCAACTTCCCCAGATTATCCTCCCTATGAATTTAAAGACACCGCAACCAGTGGGGAAAAAATTGTTGGTTTTGATGTCGATATTGCCGAATATATTACCCAAAAATTAGGCTATAATCTAACCGTAATTGGCATGGATTTTAACGGGTTAATTCCCGCTTTAACCGCTAAACGGGCAGATTTTGTCATGGCAGGAATGACCCCGACTCCCGATCGCAAAAAAAATGTAGAATTTTCCGATATCTATTTTGAAGCTAAAAATACAATTGTTAGCCTTCAAGACAAAAATTACCAAAATCCCGAACAATTACAAGGGAAAAAAGTCGGGGTACAACTGGGCTCTATTCAACAGGAAGCCGTTAAAAATTGGCAAGGAGTAAGGGTTGTTCCCTTGAATAAAACCAGTGATATTATTCAAGAGTTAAAATCAAAACGACTAGATGCAGGAGTTTTAGAAAATACAATTGTTAGAGGCTATATTGCAGCAAATCCAGGGTTAGTTTATCACGAAGTTCCGAATACAGAAGCCGCCGGATCAGCCATCGCTTTTCCCAAAGGATCGCCCTTAGTTCAACCCTTTAACCAAGTCATTCAAGAGATGAAAGCCAGTGGTAAAATAGAGCAACTGGCGAAACAATGGTTTGATCGATCGGCGGTAGTTGCTGAAACCCCTGAAATTCCTCATGGGACGGGATTAAAACTCGATTTTAATAAAATTTCCCCCAATATTCCTTATATTTTAGCAGGGATTTTTATTACCTTACAATTTAGTTTAGTCTCCGCTTTTTTTGGGTTTCTTTGGGGTACTATTCTCGCCCTATTTAAGATTTCAACCCTGAAACCCCTGAATATTTTTTCCCAAGCCTATACCTCTATTTTTCGAGGCACACCCCTGCTGGTACAATTAACCTTAATTTACTTTGCCACCCCTCAACTTACCGGATATGATATTACCGCCTTTCAAGCGGGGATATTAACATTTTCACTAAATTCTGGGGCCTATATTTCCGAAACCATTCGGGCGGGAATTCAAGCCGTTGATAAAGGGCAAAAAGAAGCCTGTGAAGCCTTGGGAGTTCAATATCAACTGATGATGTTAGATATTATTTTACCCCAAGCCTTAAGAAACATTCTTCCCGCCTTAGTAAATGAAAGTATTAACCTGTTGAAAGATTCAACCTTAGTTTCAGTTATTGGCGTTGAAGATATGTTACGCCGCGCTCAAATTGTTGGGGCTGAAAAGTATATTTACTTTGAACCTTTAATTTTCGTGGCGGTGATTTATTATTTGATGATTATTACCTTAACCTGGGGGGCAAATGGACTTGAACGTCAACTCAAAAGTAACAGTTAA
- the cysC gene encoding adenylyl-sulfate kinase yields MQHRGVTVWFTGLSGAGKTTISGAIAEILQQKQCKLEILDGDIVRENLTKGLGFSKADRDENIRRIGFVAHLLTRNGVIVLVSAISPYREIRQEVRGKIGDFVEVYVNAPLTVCEDRDVKGLYKKARAGEIKGFTGIDDPYEAPTNPEIECNTDQEDLSESIAKVMQKLAELGYISNDD; encoded by the coding sequence ATGCAGCATCGAGGTGTGACGGTATGGTTTACAGGTTTGAGTGGTGCTGGAAAAACCACTATTAGCGGAGCGATCGCTGAGATCCTCCAACAGAAGCAATGTAAACTAGAGATTTTAGACGGAGATATTGTTCGGGAAAATCTCACTAAAGGTTTAGGTTTCAGTAAAGCGGATCGAGATGAAAATATCCGTCGCATTGGATTTGTTGCTCATCTATTAACCCGAAATGGTGTGATTGTTCTGGTGTCAGCCATCTCTCCCTATCGAGAAATTCGTCAAGAAGTCCGGGGTAAAATTGGCGATTTTGTAGAAGTTTATGTGAATGCTCCCTTAACGGTTTGTGAAGACCGAGATGTTAAAGGGTTATATAAAAAAGCCAGAGCCGGGGAAATTAAAGGCTTTACAGGAATTGATGATCCTTACGAAGCCCCAACAAACCCAGAAATTGAATGTAATACCGATCAAGAAGATTTATCTGAAAGTATTGCTAAAGTTATGCAAAAATTAGCCGAGTTAGGCTATATCTCAAATGATGATTGA